Part of the Quercus lobata isolate SW786 chromosome 6, ValleyOak3.0 Primary Assembly, whole genome shotgun sequence genome, TACAGTCCCTACAGTCACATGAGATGAGAGCACCAATTCGGATTTTTGTTACTTCCTTGTCGATTTGTTCAGAGGAAAAATATtcaggaaaaaaattattgtgtatatAACTTTAAGACCTTCACATGTTCACACTTGTCTAGCTAAAGGTTAAATTCTTGGTCAATATCAAACgaaaaaaattggtcaaaattCAACAACTCTCTTAAGTGCAAAGTACAAAGTCCAGATTGGCCATTGGCCAAAGCGTATCATAATTTTATAATCCATTTAGCCGTATCAACGataatacataatttaataaagtaataattaaatatatcttaatttattttgagcATTTAATACCattatcaaataatatttttgtacaTTTCTCTGACAAAATAAGTCAAATTATGTACACGCATAAAGAAGAACACACAACCATAGTtttgatttgaaagaaaaaaaatgtgcatCATAACTCATAAtaaatcatttattattttttaacttgattGTTTACGTGACTAAAACAATtgttaacccaaaaaaaaatcaagattataaatttataatcaaaagAGAATGAGACTTGTCTAATCTTAAAGCCAATTGGTCGCCATGCTTTGCACTAGGATCCAAGATGAAAAGAATCTATCTAAGATTGAAGAGATTCAACAATGGTGTTCACACTGTGAATTCAGTGAGGAGCAATGAAtgcagagagaaagagagaaagttcagagagagagacgaagaaagaaaagagatttCTGGAAAGAAATGAATGCTTCACTGTGTATTACACTTGATGTACagtatatatagattacagAGACTCAGTAACTGCCTAATCAAATCCCTAAAATCTCGGGACTGATCAATAAAATGCAGAGGGAAATTAGGAACTAATTAACTACCATTTAACTACCCAACAGACTAATCTAATGATGTACAAAACACAACGTATCAATTGAACTAATAACATAAGGACTAAACGCAGCGTTTCATTAATATACATTTACAACACTGCGTTAATTAGAACGACACCGTTTGCTGCATGTTTGGACTAGCCGTTGGGCTTGGGCATTTGAACCATTTGATCGAAACTCTGTTTGTCTCTGAGTTTACTCTTAGCACAAGATAGTTTCTTGAAGCCCTTATTGTGGGCATATAAATGATTGTCCGTCCAAATAAGttatgcacaaaatattttcttgaagcCCTTATTGTGGGCATGTAAATGATTGTCCATCCTAATAAGTTATGGTTGTGAACCACCATATTAGAAGAGGGCATAACTTAGATCCAGTGCTTTTTTACATTAGACCCAATAAGTTATATACGGTTGTGAACCATCGTATTAAAGGATGACATAACTTAAATCTAATGCTTTTGTACATTAGACCCAATAAGATATAAACACATTGTATCGGtccaatccaaaaaaataaaaaataaaaaatgaagaaagcccCAACGgctatatttattttattttttaaaatccccAACGGCACTAGGTTGGGTTTTCGCCTCGTCTCTAGAATGCCAGCAATTACTTGTGCATGCATTTATTAGGATATGAGGCAGTGTGCCAGTGTCCaaataatttaatcattaatcTTTGTTCCTAACTcctataaataatttaatgatttaattacTTGGAAATTGTTCAGTCAAAACACAGAAAAGACACAGAAAAGACGGTACGGTTGTGGCTTGGATAACATTAAAAATTCCTAGGGAAAGATTATAAGTAGCTCGCGAGATATTCTTCTAGTCTCAAATAtagtattaaacaaaataatgcaTGCCTTTTGTAGACAAATTGTTTCCTGATGTCATACAAATAATAAGTCGTGTCAGAACTCAGGAGAAAGAGGCAAAGGTGCATGCAACTAGCTACACATGTGATACGTCCAATCAAATTATAATCGTCCAAACAATGCCGGTCATGGACGATCTCAACAAAACCGTCACGAGGGAAAGGGTCGTCGCTCAAGGACATGAACACTCGTTTCCATTCCTCGAGGAGCCGTTACAAGACATTAATCAACCTTTAGACCGTTGGGAAGGACAGCTCATCATTAACACCCTGCAAGGGCGTTACCAAGCAAGATTAAAGCCTCCATCAAAActccaccaacggctagaagaaCCCACCTGTaagcacacatatataaagactGAACCCCGAAAGGGGTGGGGGTAAGAAAAACACTCTAAGACATTATTCTCATTGCTTTCTTTTGTCAATCTTTCTAATTTTGGCATTGGAGACCTTTTTGCAGGCACAACGCCGGCGAACTACTTCCTTTCTTCCATCCACGAATTGCAGAAGATTGGATTGGTCAGGGATGGCTTCCATCTGGACGATCATAATAAACTGACGATCTGTtcatcatcagtttggcaccGTCTATGGGAAAGATGATTCAACACGTGATCTGTCCCCAGTCCAAATGGAATCCAGTACAAACCCAGATCCTGCTGCGCTGGCCCTACAAATCCAGTCGCTATCAGCAATTGTGGAGGAACTCACAAGACAGAATCAAGAGATGAAGCAACGACTGCTGCAGGAAAGTAATCGTGTAGACAGGGGGGACGACGAAGACAGCAACAGAAGGCGAACTAGCACTCCGGAGGAAGCAAGCTCGGATCTCTTAAGAGagatgaggaaagagatggacgaactaaggAATGCCATCAAAGGAAAGACGGACCAAAGCTTGGAGAGAATTGTCCGGAAGACGGATTCGCCCTTCACCATAGCCGTCCAGGAGTGCCCAGTACCCTCCAAGTTTCGTCTACCCCAGCTAGAACCTTTCGACGGGCTGAAAGATCCCTTGGATCACCTGAGTACCTTCAGGACGACTCTAGGCCTTCAACAGCCACCCGACGAGATCTTGTGTCGCTCATTCCCTACGACCCTCAAAGGAGTAGCTAGGGAATGGTTTAACAAGTTGCCAACATCGTCCATTGATAATTTCGAACATTAAGCAGTTCCTTTGTCCGTCATTTCGTAGGCGGGCAGCAACCAAAGAGAACTGCCGACCACCTGCTTACCATCAGACAATTAGAGAAGGAACCACTGAGGTCTTACGTGACACGTTTCACCCGAGGAATGCTGGAAATAGATGAGGCAGATGACAAGGTACATCTCACGACCTTCAAAGCAGGATTAAAGTCCAGGGATTTTGTGGCATCCTTGGCAAAGAACCCCCCTAAGACAATGGCCGAGGCATTGCTAAAAActcagaagtacatgaacgcggaaGAAGCCCTGGCAGCTATTGACGGGGCAGATAAGAGcagggaaaagaagaaagaaaaggaggacgATCGAAGAGGGCTTAAAAGGGATCGGGCTGACAGACGGAATGACAATGGAAATAGAAGGAGGGAGGATAAGAACCCTCTTCCATCAAAATTCACTCCGCTGGTGATGCCAGTTGATCAGATTCTAACAGAAATAAGGGACGAACCATCCCTAAAGTGGCCAAAACCACTCCATTCAGCGCCTGGATTGCGCGATAAAAGGAAATACTGCCGTTTCCACAAAGATCACGGGTATTACACGGAGGATTGCAGGGACCTCAAAGAACAGATTGAGGAGCTCATCCGTAATGGGAAGCTACAACAGTATATAAAAAGGGGAGATTCCGGTAGGTATGGACAGAAAAGCCAGCAAGTTAATACACGGAGAGACAAAGACCGCCTCCAACCTCGTCCACAGAGCGCGCTAGGGGAAATAAAGACCATCGCCGGGGGACCAACCACTGGGGGATCATTCAAGTCTCTCAGGAAATCATACCAAAGACAGGTAAACAGCGTCCACAGTATACCTCCATCAAAGCAAAGACGCATCAGTGGAGACTTGTATTTCTCTGAGGAGGATGCCAGAAGTGTGAAGCAACCCCATGATGACCCACTCGTCATTATGATCATGATCAAAGGGTTCAACACGCGAAGAGTCCTGGTCGACAGCGGAAGTTCAGCAGACATAATCTATCTTCCTGCCTTTCAACAACTAAAGCTGGACCCCAAAAGGCTCCGTCCTTTTGAGTCTCCCCTCGTTAGTTTCAGCGGAGACAAAGTATACCCCAGAGGAATCGTGGCGTTGACAATAACAGCTGGGTCATACCCCCTTCAGGTAACCAACCAGCACAATTTCCTGATAGTAGACTCACCCTCATCCTACAATGTGATCATAGGGAGGCTAATGCTTAATCGCTGGAAGGCTGCTATCTCCACCTACTGCTTAAAGGTGAAGTTCCCAACAGAACACGGCGTCGGGGAGATTAAAGGAGATCAAGTACTGGCAAGAGAATGCTACCATGCCGTCCTGGCCCCAAAAGAGAACCATACGTGGACAATTGAAGAGAAAACACCAGAGATTATGGAAAAACTTGAAACGGTAGAGCTGGCTGAAAGGAATCCTCCGAAGACGACCTAAATAGGGACGAGCATGAGTCAAAGGATGAAAGGTGAAATCGTCAGCTTTCTGAAGAGCAACCTCGATATATTCGCCTGGAGCCACGAGGATATGCCAGGGATCCCAGCAAGCCTCATCCAGCATCACCTGAATGTTGACCCAAGGAAGAAACCCGTCCAGCAAAAAAGGAGAGTCTTTGCTCCCGAGCGAAACAAGGCAGTGATGGACGAGGTTAATAAGTTGCTTGCAGCAAAATTTATCCGAGAAGTCCactacccaaagtggttggccaacgtagtcatggtcaaaaaagcaaatgggaagtggagaatgtgtgtcgacttcacagacctgaacCAAGCCTGCCCAAAAGATAGCTTCCCACTGCCCAGAATCGACCAGCTAGTGGACTCCACAGCAGGGCACAAACTTCTCACATTTATGGACGCGTTTTCGGGATATAACCAGATAcaaatggctgaagaagaccaagagaagacCGCTTTTATCACCAGCCAGGGACTTTACTGCTACCAGGTCATGCCTTTTGGGCTAAAAAACGTAGGTGCCACTTATCAAAGATTGGTGAACCAGATGTTCGAGAAgcaaatcgggaggaatgtggaggtttatgttgacgatatgctcgtcaagagcaaggaGGAAGAGAACCATCTGGACGACCTCAGAGAGACGTTCAATACTCTCAGGCGGTACAGCATGAAGCTCAATCCGTCCAAATGCGCCTTTGGAGTTTCCTCGGGAAAATTCCTCGGGTTTGTGGTATCGCAGAGAGGGATTGAAGCAAACCCCGAGAAGGTCAGGGCCATCCTGGAAATGTCCTCACCCAGGACGGTCAAAGAAGTGCAATCCCTCACAGGGAGAATTGCGACTCTCAACAGGTTCGTCTCGAAGGCTACAGACAAATGCCTTCCATTCTTCAAGACTTTGAAGAAGGTGTTTTCCTGGACAGAGGAATGCAAAACGGCGTTCCAAGAGCTGAAGCATTATCTTAGCAATCCGCCCCTCTTAAGCCCGTCCAAAGAAGGCGAAGATCTATTCCTGTACTTAGCCGTCTCAGTCACGGCTGTCAGCGCGGCGTTGATTAGAGAAGATGATGGTTTGCAACTTCCTGTGTATTACGTTAGCCAGGCCTTCCAGGGTGCCGAGGCGCGGTACCCTCGTATAGAGAAGATCACCTTCGCCCTGATTATGGTATCAAGAAAACTTCGTCCATATTTTTAAGCCAATCCCATCATCGTGATGACGGACCAGCCCATCAAAAAAGCAATGAACAAGCCTGAAGCGGCAGGAAGAATGGTGCAGTGGGCAATCGAGCTCAGCCAGTTCGACATAAAATATCGTCCAAGGATGGCGATAAAAGCACAGGCACTGGCCGATTTTATAGTAGAATTCACCATCCCTAGGAACGTAGAGAATATCTGGACGGTAAATACTGACGGATTGTCCACTCAAAGGGGAGGCGGAGCAGGCATCGTCATCACTTCCCTTGAAAAAAATGTCCTCAAGTATGGAGTCCAGCTTAAATTCCCTGTAACCAATAACGAAGCAGAATACGAGGCCTTATTGACAGGATTGAGAGTAGCCCGGGCACTAGGAGCTGAGAATGTTGTACTCAAAAGCGATTCCCAACTCGTCATTGGGCAAGTAAGAGGGGAGTACGAAGCAAACGAGGCtaggatgcagaaatacctcaaATTGACGAACCAATTGATAAGCTCCTTTAATTACGTAGAGTTCGTCCAGATCCCCAGGGATCAGAACGCAGAAGCTGATGAGGTGGCCCGAAATGCCTCAACGGATAGCGAAAGTAAAAGGTTCGATTGGAAGACGGAAGAACAAAACTATCCTAGCATCCAGAAACTTCAAACTTTCTCCGTCCACACTGACAATGGTTGGACGAGCCCGATATTCACATTCCTTGAAGAAGGACGACTACCGCCAGATCTAGAAGAAGCTAAAAAGGTATGGAAACGAGCAGCCAGATTTACAATACTTAATGACGAGCTCTACAAAAGGGGCTACTCCCAACTGTATTTGAGATGTGTGGAAAATGAGGAAGCCAGATACATCCTTGAAGAAGTACATGGGGGAATCTGCGGAGATCACACGGGGGCAAAGTCCCTCGTCAGGAAGATCATGAGAGCAGGCTACTTTTGGCCAACAATGCAACAAGACGCAGCTGATTTCGTGAAGACGTGTGATAGTTGCCAAAGATATGGGAATGTTCAAAGAATCCCCGGGGAAAAGATGACCACAATATCGTCTCCCTGGTCATTTGCACAGTGGGGGATCGACATCATGGGTCCCTTACCTCCAGGAAAGAGACAAGTGAAGTTCCTACTCGTCGCCatcgactacttcacaaaatgggtggagaCAGAAGCTTTGGCAACAATCACCgaagcaaaggtacaaaattttgtttggaaaaatattgtttggaaaaatattgtttgcaggTTCAGGATACCAAGGATGATCATATCAGACAACGGTTGTCAGTTTGACAGCCAAAGCTTCAGGTCATTTTGCTCGGGCTTGGGCATTAAAAACAAGTACTCGTCACCAGGTCATCCTCAGGCCAACGGACAGACGGAAGTAACCAACCGGACCCTGCTCAAGATCATCAAGTCCCGATTGGTGGGGGCAAAAGGAATGTGGCCTGAAGAACTGCCAAGCGTCTTGTGGGCATATAGGACGACAACGCGGACACCAACTGGAGAAACATCGTTCAATCTGACATACGGCACAGAACCAGTCATACCGGtcgaagttgggctcacaagccTTAGGAGAGAATTATTTGACGAGCAAACCAATGACGACCAATTGAAGGAAAACTTAGACAGTCTAGACGAGATTAGAGACCAGGCAGCTGAAAGAATGACCAAGTACCAGCAGAGGATAGCCGGATATTATAATCAAAGAGTGAAGCTGAGAAGATTCAACATTGGAGACCTCGTCCTTAGAAAAGTCACCCCTACAACGAAGGATCCAGCACATGGCAAATTGGGACCGTCCTGGGAAGGTCCCTACAGAGTCGTCCATTATTCACGTCAGGGCAGTTACCATCCGGAGGACTCCGAAGGAAAAAGACTACCTCGTCCGTGGAACGTCGAAcatctaaagaggtattacgaAAGGAAACCATAAACTTCAGTGTAAAACCTATTTGATACTTCTATCTTATGTAAGCAATTATTCGAATCATAAGTATTATCCAGCATTTCTTAAGTGTTATTGAGCAAATCATGCGCCACAGTTTTCAAAGGAAAATACAAACGGTCGTCCATAGAAAAAAatgacgataagattccttaaatggaggTACATCGTCCCCAAAAAGCCTaatgacgataaaattccttaaatggatgtacatcgtccccaAAAAGCCTaatgacgataaaattccttaaatggatgtacatcgtccccaAAAAAGCTTAACGATGATAAAATCCCtaaaatggatgtacatcgtcctaaaaagcttaatgacagtgaaattccttaaatggatttACATCTTCCTTAAATGGATTTACATCGTCTCAAAAAGCTTAatgacgataagattccttaagtAGATGTACATCGTCTGAAGAAGACGACCAAATTCCTTAAACGGATACGCATCGTCCAAACTAATCGTGTAAAATGACTTCAACAAAGCAAGAGGGTCAAACTCCTCAAGATGATCAAGGTAACCTCGTCCATACAGGACGACGAAAAAAGTCAGTAAGTGGGGAGACCTTTTTAAAACCCCCAGGAAGAGGCAAAAATCCTCACACAACTCATGCGATCATGAAAAGCAAACACACAAACGTTTATATAAAGccaaaaatcaaacatagaATTTAATTGTTCAGAGGCAAAAATGGGGGCCCCAAAAAAACAGGAGGGGCATCCAAACATC contains:
- the LOC115950368 gene encoding uncharacterized protein LOC115950368 codes for the protein MLEIDEADDKVHLTTFKAGLKSRDFVASLAKNPPKTMAEALLKTQKYMNAEEALAAIDGADKSREKKKEKEDDRRGLKRDRADRRNDNGNRRREDKNPLPSKFTPLVMPVDQILTEIRDEPSLKWPKPLHSAPGLRDKRKYCRFHKDHGYYTEDCRDLKEQIEELIRNGKLQQYIKRGDSGRYGQKSQQVNTRRDKDRLQPRPQSALGEIKTIAGGPTTGGSFKSLRKSYQRQVNSVHSIPPSKQRRISGDLYFSEEDARSVKQPHDDPLVIMIMIKGFNTRRVLVDSGSSADIIYLPAFQQLKLDPKRLRPFESPLVSFSGDKVYPRGIVALTITAGSYPLQVTNQHNFLIVDSPSSYNVIIGRLMLNRWKAAISTYCLKVKFPTEHGVGEIKGDQVLARECYHAVLAPKENHTWTIEEKTPEIMEKLETVELAERNPPKTT
- the LOC115950370 gene encoding uncharacterized protein LOC115950370 — translated: MNKPEAAGRMVQWAIELSQFDIKYRPRMAIKAQALADFIVEFTIPRNVENIWTVNTDGLSTQRGGGAGIVITSLEKNVLKYGVQLKFPVTNNEAEYEALLTGLRVARALGAENVVLKSDSQLVIGQVRGEYEANEARMQKYLKLTNQLISSFNYVEFVQIPRDQNAEADEVARNASTDSESKRFDWKTEEQNYPSIQKLQTFSVHTDNGWTSPIFTFLEEGRLPPDLEEAKKVWKRAARFTILNDELYKRGYSQLYLRCVENEEARYILEEVHGGICGDHTGAKSLVRKIMRAGYFWPTMQQDAADFVKTCDSCQRYGNVQRIPGEKMTTISSPWSFAQWGIDIMGPLPPGKRQVKFLLVAIDYFTKWVETEALATITEAKVQDTKDDHIRQRLSV